A genomic segment from Candidatus Krumholzibacteriia bacterium encodes:
- a CDS encoding radical SAM protein: protein SWFGGEPLLAMDVIEDISSHVLELQRQFPLLHYTGEITTNAYSLSTSRFKRLLDLGVSRYQISFDGPQEWHDRKRVLAGGGGTFDRIWKNVLAMRAVPREFHVLVRLHVDQENHEALPAFIRQYAEAFGQDERFELFIRRLVCLGGPNDATLPVFDEETGDAVVHSLSRYAKELGVRHVLEQHPQLCYATRGNSYLVRANGRLNKCTVALEHPNNQVGRLREDGLLDLDSTKMHQWMRGLWTGSRDELECPMKGYADPAPTTWVAPPNVRLALAPPPASA, encoded by the coding sequence TGTCCTGGTTTGGGGGCGAGCCCCTCCTGGCGATGGATGTCATCGAAGACATCTCATCGCACGTGCTGGAGCTGCAGCGCCAGTTTCCGCTGCTGCACTACACCGGGGAAATCACCACCAATGCCTATTCCCTCTCTACCTCGCGCTTCAAGCGCTTGCTGGACCTGGGAGTGTCGCGGTACCAGATCTCCTTCGACGGGCCGCAAGAGTGGCACGATCGCAAACGAGTTCTGGCCGGAGGTGGGGGTACCTTCGACCGGATCTGGAAGAACGTCCTGGCGATGCGGGCGGTGCCGAGGGAATTCCACGTCCTGGTGCGCTTGCACGTGGACCAGGAGAACCATGAGGCTCTCCCCGCGTTCATTCGCCAGTACGCCGAGGCCTTCGGTCAGGACGAGCGCTTCGAGCTCTTCATCCGCAGGCTCGTGTGTCTAGGTGGACCGAACGACGCCACGTTGCCCGTCTTCGACGAGGAGACGGGTGACGCCGTCGTCCATTCCCTGAGCCGCTACGCAAAGGAGCTCGGCGTCCGCCATGTGCTGGAGCAACATCCTCAGCTCTGCTATGCCACACGCGGCAATTCCTACCTCGTCCGCGCCAACGGCCGGCTCAACAAGTGCACCGTGGCGCTGGAGCATCCCAACAACCAGGTAGGGCGCCTCCGCGAGGACGGCCTCCTCGACCTCGACTCCACCAAGATGCATCAATGGATGCGCGGTCTGTGGACCGGTTCACGCGACGAACTCGAGTGCCCCATGAAGGGTTACGCCGATCCCGCTCCGACCACATGGGTCGCGCCGCCGAACGTGCGCCTCGCCCTTGCTCCTCCAC